The following proteins come from a genomic window of Henningerozyma blattae CBS 6284 chromosome 4, complete genome:
- the TBLA0D00690 gene encoding uncharacterized protein, whose translation MSQEFIELVRRGNRAVHVNPPKDLDVHLTEHGSDWLWSVYSVFGVLAVMYATFFFYQQLKGGRQLIRYTLAGPFLISIFQFFQYFTYASNLGWTNIQAEFRGEDVSRPVTNMYPNVRQIFYAKYVAWFLCWPIQIFLLELAGITIDHQGEVLSCWALIHSILVQIIGYEYWIIALLVGSLIHSTYKWGYWVMGVFVLLCTLGIQCKRQVFELKIRGFSLAMYLTAIIVTLLYNVSWGLSDGGNAISPNGEAVFYGVLDECVFAIWTGYLCFVTCRYGEWPEVETGMLSDPRHMPGAPEKHLPDSASTSGSETAGSGSGSTPASRGSRRSAPTSEASSHVTAESPRESGDTEFGNHSPEGRPAGSSVGAASPAESPVAA comes from the coding sequence ATGTCGcaagaatttattgaattagtTCGACGTGGGAACCGAGCCGTTCATGTGAACCCACCCAAGGATTTGGATGTTCATTTAACAGAACACGGTTCAGATTGGCTTTGGTCCGTATATTCAGTATTTGGTGTATTGGCAGTCATGTATGccacattttttttttaccaacAATTGAAAGGTGGTAGACAATTGATTAGATATACACTAGCGGGAccctttttaatttcaattttccaatttttccaatatttCACTTACGCTTCGAATTTGGGGTGGACAAACATCCAAGCAGAATTTAGAGGAGAAGATGTATCAAGACCAGTGACAAACATGTATCCAAATGTAAGACAAATTTTTTACGCTAAATATGTGGCATGGTTTTTATGCTGGCCAATCCAAATTTTCCTTTTAGAATTAGCAGGTATCACAATCGATCATCAAGGTGAAGTACTTTCATGTTGGGCCCTTATCCATTCCATCTTGGTTCAGATTATTGGATATGAATATTGGATAATTGCATTATTAGTTGGGTCACTTATCCATTCAACTTACAAATGGGGGTATTGGGTTATGGGAGTCTTTGTCCTACTTTGTACTCTAGGGATCCAATGTAAACGTCAAGTgtttgaattgaaaatccGTGGGTTTTCCCTTGCCATGTATTTGACAGCCATTATTGTCACTTTATTGTATAATGTTTCCTGGGGTTTATCCGACGGAGGTAATGCAATTAGTCCCAATGGAGAAGCGGTTTTTTATGGAGTCCTTGATGAATGTGTCTTTGCCATATGGACCGGTTATCTGTGCTTTGTCACGTGCCGCTACGGTGAATGGCCCGAAGTGGAAACTGGCATGTTGTCCGATCCTCGTCACATGCCTGGCGCACCCGAAAAGCATTTGCCTGACTCCGCTTCTACGTCAGGTTCTGAGACTGCTGGTTCTGGTTCTGGTTCTACACCAGCTTCTAGGGGGTCACGCCGCTCTGCACCCACTTCTGAGGCCTCGTCGCACGTGACGGCAGAGTCGCCGAGAGAGTCGGGTGATACCGAATTCGGCAATCATAGCCCGGAAGGCAGGCCTGCAGGGTCTTCTGTGGGTGCGGCGTCGCCTGCAGAGTCGCCTGTGGCGGCCTAG
- the ZRC1 gene encoding Zn(2+) transporter ZRC1 (similar to Saccharomyces cerevisiae ZRC1 (YMR243C) and COT1 (YOR316C); ancestral locus Anc_8.792), whose product MLSSKEIRIITLLFVDSVFCILELSIGYTTHSLALIADAFHMLNDIVSLLIALWAVNVAKNRNADSKYTYGWKRAEILGALMNAVFLIALCFSIIVEALQRLIDPPDISNPRLVMYVGFFGLLSNIFGLFLFHDGAGHGGHGHSHGFDASDGNANDLEHSHEHSHSQQESNYTSLSSSNPSTEDIRNILPDAVVSRVIDERTNLLHHQTPAGGADLDSKHPLLTNGTTSTTTVVSNTRKQPKKAKSLNMQGVFLHVLGDALGNIGVIVSAYFIWKTDYSWRFYADPLVSLFITMIIFSSAIPLSRKSSKILLQATPSNVSADEVKDEILKIDGVVSIHDFHIWNLNESFYIATLHVYINEHPENFSQVALLIRDIFHSYNIHSVTVQPEFLLNDEQSQSNSNSNSNSNSNSNSAPSITNPSGGSSLDHTTAVLPQENHPYGSTQDLMSYCMADERAKCNATDCLRH is encoded by the coding sequence ATGCTATCTTCCAAGGAAATACGTATCATAACACTGCTTTTCGTCGACTCGGTCTTTTGTATTCTGGAGTTGAGTATTGGGTACACTACGCACTCGTTGGCCTTGATTGCAGATGCCTTCCATATGTTGAACGATATAGTCTCGTTACTCATTGCACTATGGGCAGTGAATGTGGCCAAGAATAGGAACGCCGATTCGAAATATACCTATGGTTGGAAACGTGCGGAGATTCTGGGTGCGTTGATGAATGCGGTGTTTCTTATCGCGTTATGTTTCTCTATTATCGTAGAAGCATTGCAAAGATTGATTGATCCTCCAGATATTTCCAACCCACGTCTAGTGATGTATGTTGGGTTCTTTGGGTTGTTATCGAACATCTTTGGTTTGTTTTTATTCCATGATGGTGCAGGCCATGGAGGCCATGGTCATTCTCATGGGTTTGACGCATCGGATGGCAATGCCAACGATTTGGAACATTCTCATGAACATTCTCATTCTCAACAAGAATCGAATTACACCTCGTTATCATCCAGTAACCCATCTACAGAagatattagaaatatcttGCCCGATGCTGTTGTTTCAAGAGTTATTGATGAACGTACCAATTTGTTGCATCATCAAACACCTGCAGGCGGTGCAGATTTGGATTCCAAACATCCTCTATTGACGAATGGTACTACTTCCACCACTACTGTTGTTTCCAATACGAGAAAACAACCAAAGAAGGCCAAATCATTAAACATGCAAGGTGTGTTTTTACACGTTCTTGGAGATGCTTTGGGTAACATTGGTGTTATTGTTTCTGCGTATTTCATTTGGAAAACCGATTACTCTTGGAGATTCTACGCGGACCCTCTAGTTTCTTTATTCATCACCATGATTATCTTTTCCAGTGCCATCCCATTATCACGTAAGTCGTCCAAGATTCTATTGCAAGCCACTCCATCCAACGTTTCTGCCGATGAAGTTAAAGATgagattttgaaaatcgACGGTGTTGTGTCTATCCACGATTTCCACATTTGGAACTTGAACGAATCGTTTTACATTGCTACTTTACACGTCTACATCAATGAACATCCCGAAAACTTTTCGCAAGTGGCTCTTTTGATTAGAGATATTTTCCACAGTTATAACATTCACAGTGTCACAGTCCAACCTGAATTTCTACTAAACGACGAACAGTCCCAGTCGAATTCGAACTCGAACTCGAACTCGAACTCGAATTCGAACTCTGCACCATCAATTACAAACCCAAGCGGCGGCAGTAGCCTCGACCACACGACTGCGGTGTTGCCTCAAGAAAACCACCCATACGGGTCTACGCAGGACTTGATGTCTTATTGCATGGCTGACGAAAGAGCCAAATGCAATGCTACGGATTGTTTAAGACACTGA